The Aedes aegypti strain LVP_AGWG chromosome 1, AaegL5.0 Primary Assembly, whole genome shotgun sequence sequence TTTGGTGTTGTGGGTTCTGCTAAAATTGTGATTACTTTAGGTGGACAGCTATAGCTCATCGAGCATCGGAGGTCTGTTGGATCAAAATAAGTGCCTGCAGGGCAGTAGAAGGTGTATTCCAGGAACTCATTCGTCGCTGTTAGTAGACAGTATTTGTACTTGCTGCAGTCAGTTTGACTCGTGTCGGGATGGCGTCCAACGCCTCTACAAACAAATTTTTCCGTAGTTGTTGATGGTACGGTTGTAGAAATAGCTGCCTCCGTTGTCGTGAGGTCAATTGGTTCTGTACTAGGTATATTGATAGGACATTGATACTGGCTAGATAAAACACATCGTTTATTCTCCACAGAGAAAAGGGTGGTTGTCGGACATTGGGTTAACACTGCTTCGTAGGTTCCTTCAGCGGTTCCGGTGCAGAGGTAGTATCGTTTGCAATCCGTTGAAGTGGGATCAGGAAAGCGGCCAGCGCTCGGGCATGCAAATGGTTCAGAAGTTGGAGGTTCCTGTGTGGTCACTTCATTTGTGCCGGGCTCCCCTGTAGCATGCGTAGTTGTACCTTCACCCTGTATACACTGGTACTCATTTGAATGTACACATTTTCCCTTTAAGGGATCAAATACAGTTACTGAAGGACATTTATTGAGAGTTGCCTCAAGGATTCCTTCTGCATTTTCCGCACATAGATAGTAACTATTACAGTCGCTCGCGGCCGGATTCGGAAAACGTCCACGTGCAGTGCAAGTAAAAGATTCTACAGATGGATCTTTCGTAGTGATCCCATCAGTAGTGGACTCTTCTACATTAGATTCCGTAGAAGTTGTTTCCTCAACTACAGGTTCTTCGGTAGTCACAATAATTTTAGTCGTTGCCTCAGTGCTCATGGTGTTTGCTGTTGTGGATTGCTCTTGTTCAGTATCGGTTACGGAAACTGAATGGGTTGTTTCTTCGCTACTGGTTATGTCCGCAGTGCTAGTTGTTTCTGCCGAAATCGTTGAAGAAAGAGTTGTTTCCTCAACAGAAGGTTCCTCGGTCGTTACGACAACCTCAGTCGTTGTCTCAGTGGTAGTAACATATGCTGTTGTAGATCGCTCTTCAGTTTCTGTTACGGAAACTGAGTGTGTTATTTCTTCACTAGGTTGCTCGGTTTCGATAGTTGTATCGATAGTAATAGTGCTCGGTTGCTCCATTTCGTCTGTTACAAAAGATGATGTGGTCGAATCAACAATCTCCGTTGTTTCAACAGCTGTTGGCTCATGAGTAGACAAATCAGTCGTGATTGCCTCAGTCGTAGATGGTTCCATGGTACTTGTTGGCGATACGGTTTGAGGACACACGTAGTTTTCTGACGTAACACACTTACTAGATATGGGCGAAAAAAGAGCCGTTGAAGGGCATTGATTAAGCGTTGCCGCAACACTACCACTGGGTGTTTTCGCACAAAGATAGTAACTTTTGCAATCAACGGTTTGTGGATCAGGAAAACGGCCCTCGGCAACACACACGAAGCTTTCCGGATTGCTTGTAGTTGTCGCCATTTCAGTCGTCACTGTTTCAGTTGTCGCTGCTTCAGTTGTCATTACTTCTGTTGTCGTTACGATCTCATTTGGACAAGTGAATGTTTCCGGCATCACACACTTCATAAGAGTCCATGAGAAAATGGATAC is a genomic window containing:
- the LOC5578661 gene encoding location of vulva defective 1, encoding MKKILILLVYFVCICCLVRAQSGQLKCEKEGFAIVQSTNCGSYYYCFKSANNEFYPIEFKCPSDEEFSLLILKCIPKEENECGKLPETPVGPEDPTFSEEFVCPSQGRFPDVESLDCKSYYSCTADLIPTPNKCPSVSIFSWTLMKCVMPETFTCPNEIVTTTEVMTTEAATTETVTTEMATTTSNPESFVCVAEGRFPDPQTVDCKSYYLCAKTPSGSVAATLNQCPSTALFSPISSKCVTSENYVCPQTVSPTSTMEPSTTEAITTDLSTHEPTAVETTEIVDSTTSSFVTDEMEQPSTITIDTTIETEQPSEEITHSVSVTETEERSTTAYVTTTETTTEVVVTTEEPSVEETTLSSTISAETTSTADITSSEETTHSVSVTDTEQEQSTTANTMSTEATTKIIVTTEEPVVEETTSTESNVEESTTDGITTKDPSVESFTCTARGRFPNPAASDCNSYYLCAENAEGILEATLNKCPSVTVFDPLKGKCVHSNEYQCIQGEGTTTHATGEPGTNEVTTQEPPTSEPFACPSAGRFPDPTSTDCKRYYLCTGTAEGTYEAVLTQCPTTTLFSVENKRCVLSSQYQCPINIPSTEPIDLTTTEAAISTTVPSTTTEKFVCRGVGRHPDTSQTDCSKYKYCLLTATNEFLEYTFYCPAGTYFDPTDLRCSMSYSCPPKVITILAEPTTPKPFTCATGGRFSDSSSAGCEAYVMCLVTATGDILQYNFKCPSGSRFDPKQAKCVTNYKCF